The following proteins come from a genomic window of Candidatus Firestonebacteria bacterium RIFOXYD2_FULL_39_29:
- a CDS encoding D-arabinose 5-phosphate isomerase, translated as MVNNKYLIKKAKEVLRIESGSVLALTKSIDKNFIKAVDLLYKCRGRVIVTGIGKSGIIARKISATMASTGTPALFLHSAEGLHGDLGTVLSSDVVIALSQSGESKELLEILPAIKKIGAKLIALTGDMESELAKSSNISLNVEVKEEACPLGLAPTASSMAQLAMGDALAVVLLIKRGFNKQDYALLHPGGSLGRKLKKVEDIMRKGNELPVVCENVNMRKVIYEMTSKKMGCTSVVDKRGRLTGIITDQNLRTHLTLDRNIMQKKARDIMTKNPRTICKDALVDEAVRMTEVKSISTLLVTGKTDRLVGIIHLHDLLKLSR; from the coding sequence ATGGTCAACAATAAATATCTGATTAAGAAAGCAAAAGAAGTTTTAAGAATAGAGTCCGGATCGGTTTTGGCTCTTACAAAAAGTATAGATAAGAACTTTATAAAGGCGGTTGACCTCCTTTATAAATGCAGGGGAAGGGTTATTGTGACCGGTATCGGGAAATCCGGTATTATAGCCAGAAAGATTTCAGCGACAATGGCTTCTACCGGTACGCCGGCTTTGTTCCTTCATTCAGCTGAGGGTCTTCATGGCGATTTGGGGACAGTTTTAAGTTCTGATGTTGTTATAGCTTTATCACAGAGCGGGGAGTCAAAAGAGTTGTTGGAAATACTGCCTGCAATTAAAAAAATTGGTGCAAAATTGATAGCCTTGACAGGAGACATGGAATCTGAATTGGCGAAAAGCAGTAATATTAGTTTAAATGTAGAAGTAAAGGAAGAGGCCTGTCCTCTTGGCTTGGCTCCAACTGCTTCTTCTATGGCCCAGCTTGCTATGGGAGACGCCCTGGCGGTGGTACTTTTGATCAAAAGGGGTTTCAATAAACAGGATTATGCTCTCCTCCATCCAGGAGGCAGTTTAGGGCGGAAATTAAAAAAAGTTGAAGATATTATGCGTAAAGGAAATGAACTCCCGGTTGTTTGTGAAAATGTTAATATGAGAAAAGTTATATATGAAATGACCTCAAAAAAAATGGGTTGTACCTCGGTTGTAGATAAAAGAGGAAGATTGACCGGTATAATAACCGATCAAAATCTCAGAACACATCTTACTTTAGACAGGAATATTATGCAGAAAAAAGCGCGGGATATCATGACTAAAAATCCTCGAACTATCTGTAAAGATGCTCTGGTGGATGAGGCCGTAAGGATGACAGAAGTAAAGTCGATAAGTACACTGTTGGTAACGGGAAAGACTGATCGGCTTGTTGGAATTATCCATCTTCATGATCTTTTAAAATTAAGCAGGTAG
- a CDS encoding LPS export ABC transporter periplasmic protein LptC yields the protein MKKSVFIVVLILFFCGCSESGRKASLSDKTRDVVTMRGFHMVQTELGIKKYEIDAAEASINPRAKRIRFFNVKTRYYDKDKEVANLKSETGVVRTDTNDIDVKGNVVLTTMDGSRLETSSLTWYSVKNKLQTNEYVKVVKGDNTMEGVGMESDLMLENITLKKVSTKISDPDAFKEKKKK from the coding sequence TTGAAAAAATCGGTGTTCATAGTTGTTTTAATCCTCTTTTTTTGCGGTTGCAGTGAATCCGGGAGAAAAGCCTCCCTTTCCGATAAGACAAGGGATGTGGTAACAATGAGGGGCTTTCATATGGTGCAGACTGAACTGGGAATAAAAAAATATGAGATAGATGCTGCTGAGGCCTCAATTAATCCCAGGGCAAAAAGAATCAGGTTTTTTAATGTAAAAACCAGGTACTATGATAAGGATAAAGAAGTCGCAAATCTAAAGTCTGAAACAGGTGTTGTTAGAACTGATACTAATGATATAGATGTTAAGGGTAATGTAGTACTTACTACAATGGATGGCTCCAGACTTGAAACCTCAAGTCTTACCTGGTATAGCGTAAAAAACAAGCTTCAAACAAATGAATATGTAAAAGTTGTGAAGGGTGATAATACGATGGAAGGCGTGGGAATGGAGTCAGATCTTATGCTGGAAAATATTACCCTAAAGAAAGTAAGTACTAAAATATCGGATCCGGATGCCTTTAAGGAAAAGAAAAAGAAATGA
- a CDS encoding LPS export ABC transporter ATP-binding protein, which produces MLIRTEGLTKKYKKRYVVNGVNIEVNKGEIVGLLGPNGAGKSTTFYMIVGLIKPEAGKVYIGSTDVTKCPTYERAKYGVGYLPQEPSIFRKLSVEDNIMAILETMDLTDLERKKHLDRLLDEFSITKLRKSMAYTLSGGERRRVEIARALVTNPSFLLLDEPFVGIDPITVADIQQVISQLKKKGLGILITDHNVRETLSVTDRAYIMYEGKILLSGDAKKLSTDKKAKEFYLGEKFTL; this is translated from the coding sequence ATGCTGATAAGAACTGAAGGGCTTACAAAAAAATATAAAAAACGCTACGTTGTTAACGGAGTAAATATTGAAGTTAACAAAGGTGAAATTGTCGGATTACTGGGACCAAATGGCGCAGGTAAAAGCACAACCTTTTACATGATCGTTGGTCTTATAAAGCCGGAAGCGGGAAAAGTCTATATTGGTTCAACAGATGTGACAAAATGTCCCACTTATGAAAGGGCGAAATACGGAGTGGGGTATCTGCCTCAGGAGCCTTCAATATTTAGGAAACTTTCGGTGGAAGATAATATAATGGCAATACTGGAAACGATGGATTTGACCGATTTGGAAAGAAAAAAGCATTTAGACCGCTTGCTTGATGAATTTAGTATTACAAAGCTGCGAAAGAGTATGGCATATACACTTTCCGGCGGGGAAAGAAGAAGAGTGGAGATTGCACGAGCACTTGTAACTAATCCGTCATTTTTGCTTTTGGACGAACCTTTTGTAGGTATTGATCCTATTACGGTTGCTGACATCCAGCAGGTAATTTCTCAATTAAAAAAGAAAGGGCTTGGTATTCTTATTACCGATCACAATGTAAGGGAAACTCTCTCGGTTACAGACAGGGCCTATATAATGTATGAAGGTAAAATTCTTCTTTCAGGGGATGCTAAAAAGCTTTCAACCGATAAGAAAGCAAAAGAATTTTACCTTGGAGAGAAATTTACACTCTAA
- a CDS encoding peptide deformylase, protein MKIVKYGTPILRKKAVKIIKIDERILKLAESMISTLNAAKGVGLAANQVGIQERICVIDAGRGDKKGEVLCLINPEITASEGSIKFEEGCLSFPEIFAEIERPSKVIVSYKDLKGKDKEITAEGILARVMQHEIDHLNGVLFVDHMSKIKYILLSKRLKALEKETKGK, encoded by the coding sequence ATGAAAATAGTAAAATATGGAACTCCAATACTTAGAAAGAAAGCTGTAAAGATAATAAAGATCGATGAGCGTATTTTAAAGCTGGCTGAATCTATGATTTCGACATTGAATGCGGCAAAAGGAGTAGGGCTTGCCGCAAATCAGGTCGGAATACAGGAAAGAATTTGTGTTATTGATGCCGGAAGGGGAGATAAAAAAGGCGAGGTTCTATGCCTTATTAATCCTGAGATTACAGCTTCGGAAGGCAGTATAAAATTTGAAGAGGGCTGTCTTTCTTTCCCTGAAATATTTGCTGAGATAGAGCGTCCGTCAAAGGTAATTGTGTCTTATAAGGATTTGAAAGGCAAGGATAAAGAAATAACAGCCGAAGGAATACTGGCAAGGGTAATGCAGCACGAGATAGATCATTTAAATGGTGTGCTTTTTGTGGATCATATGAGTAAGATTAAGTATATACTTTTAAGTAAGAGGCTTAAAGCACTCGAAAAAGAAACCAAGGGAAAATGA